CGCATGCGGCGGAAGTGCGCTTGTACGACCGCTTGTTCAGAGACCCGCATCCGGACAGCGGTGGCAAGGATTACAAAACCGCATTGAATCCGGATTCCAAACAAATCATTACCGCCTACGTCGAACCGGCGTTATGCGAAGCGCAACCCGAGCAAAGTTTTCAGTTCGAACGCAACGGTTACTTCGTCGCCGACCGCATCGACATGAAGCCCGGCAAGCCGGTTTTCAACCGTTCGGTGACATTGCGCGATTCGTGGGGCAAGATTGCAGGTTCGTAAAAGATGAGCGAATGACATGACTCGACAAGCTTTCCAGGCCCATCAACAGAATACAGAAGCCAGCAAAAAAGGAAGCGATCAGAGTTTTTTGGATCAGTTGACAGCCCTATTGCTGCAATTTCCGCAAATCAAATTAGCGATATTGTTCGGTTCTCAGGCAACAGGGTGCGTACGTCCGGATAGCGACATTGATCTTGGTATGCTGTTACAAGAACCGCTGAATGCGGGTTTTAGGCTGCAATTGATGCAGGCGATTAGTGCTAAATTTGGCCGCCCGGTCGATATCGTCGATTTGTTTCACGTACCGGAACCTATCACCGGACAGGTTTTGGGAGGGATCCGCTTGCTTGGCGACGATACTGCATGCGGCAATCTGTTGTACCGGCATCTGCTCAACGTTGCCGATTTTCTGCCACTGCACCAACGGATGCTTACTGAAAGGCGTAATCGATGGATCAAGTGATCATTGCCGAGAAATTGGAATCGCTGCGGCGTTGCATGCAACGCATCGAAGATAAAACACCAGAGGATGCGGGCAGTTTGATCCGGGACATCGATTTGCAAGATATTCTGGTGATCAATCTCACACGCGCTGTACAAATCAGCATCGATATTGGCAGTCACATCATCAGTACAACCAATCAGACATTACCTCAAACGATGGGCGATATTTTTACGAAGTTGCATGAACTTGGAGCAATTTCGCAAGAAACCAACGAACGATTACGAAAGGCTGTTGGTTTCAGAAATATCGCGGTTCACAACTATGAGGCGATCAACTGGGAAATCGTGTACGCCATCTGCCGGAATTCTTTGCAGGATTTCCGGCAGTTTGCTCAAGAGATTTGCCGGTATGCAGGTTTGTAGCTACTACATACTACAAGGTGTGGCATGACATATAGTAAAAATAACAATTCAGATTGAAGAGACACTTTTGAGCATCTCTTCAGTATCTGAAGTCAAATAGCAAGTTTACTAAGCTGTCCTGGCTTTCTGGAGAAGAAGAATGAGATTCCACCAGGTACTTCCGCGATTTGCGGATCAAGATATTCT
This is a stretch of genomic DNA from Nitrosomonas sp. sh817. It encodes these proteins:
- a CDS encoding nucleotidyltransferase domain-containing protein; this encodes MTRQAFQAHQQNTEASKKGSDQSFLDQLTALLLQFPQIKLAILFGSQATGCVRPDSDIDLGMLLQEPLNAGFRLQLMQAISAKFGRPVDIVDLFHVPEPITGQVLGGIRLLGDDTACGNLLYRHLLNVADFLPLHQRMLTERRNRWIK
- a CDS encoding DUF86 domain-containing protein, encoding MDQVIIAEKLESLRRCMQRIEDKTPEDAGSLIRDIDLQDILVINLTRAVQISIDIGSHIISTTNQTLPQTMGDIFTKLHELGAISQETNERLRKAVGFRNIAVHNYEAINWEIVYAICRNSLQDFRQFAQEICRYAGL